Within Acidaminococcus timonensis, the genomic segment TCCAGGGCAGGCTCTTCACGGCCTTCTTTTCATCCACCCTGCCGGTGAGCAGCAGGATGAAGGCCAGGGTGAAGCACACGAAGCCCACGTCCTGGGAGAAGCCCACCACGGAAACGAACAGGGCCACGATGAGCAGCAGGCTCAGTTTCTGGATGGCATCGAACCGGATGGGTTCTGCCTCTGCCTGGACCGGCTGGCCCCGCAGCTTCCAGCCTTTGAATACGATATAGACCACCAGGGCGCACAGGGCATTGGCCACCGTCACCCCGGCGAAGATGGCCATGCCGGGCATGGTGAGCTGCATCTGTCCCAGAAGGTCGCTCACGATGATGCCCGTCAGGGCAATGGGCGAGGCCGTACCGCCCACAGCCCCCAGGATGGCCATGGCCCCCATGAGGATGGGGCTGGCGTCCAGGTGGAAAGCCAGGGGCACAGCGAACAGCACCATGACCGTCTGCACACTGATGGCCCCGGGCCCGATGGCACTCAGGACGAAGCTCACCACGTAGACCACGATGGGCACCAGGAACACCCTGGTCCCGCAGAGCCGGGTCAGCTTTTTGGACGCCTTATCCAGGGTCCCGTTCTCCTGGAGCAGGGCAAAGAAGAACATAGTCCCCAGTAGCGTCAGGAACAGTTTCCCCGGGAACCCCACATACATTTTTTTCAGCGGCAGGTTCCCCAGTTTCCCTAAAATCAGGACCGCCCCCAGACTGATGAGCCCCACATTGGACTTCTTCACGAAGCCCAGGGCGATGGCGCCGAACAAGAACAGCAGTGCAACAAACGACATGGACATGATGTGCCTCCCTTTCAGAGTATTCCGAACTTCTTTCTGATTCCATTATAGGAGGCCAAAGCTATTCTGAAAAATGAAAAATAAGAGGATAAATTCATTCCCTATGGGAATTGTTCATTTCCCAGACAGCACAAATTCCTGTATAATGGAACCAAATGCACGCAAAGGAGAGATTTCCATGACCATACAAGAAACCCTGGCTCGCCAGCTGCCCCTGTACGCCCGGGTCCTGTTACAAAAAGGCATCAACCTGCAGAAGGACCAGATCCTGGTGATCAACGCCCCGGTGGAAGCCCACTCGTTCGCCTCCCTGCTGGCAGAGGAGGCCTACAAGGCCGGTGCCGCCCAGGTGGTGTTCAACTGGTACTGCAACGCCGCCACCCGGCTGCGCTACCAGTACGAGACCCAGGACAAATTCGAGACCGTTCCCCCCTGGCGTAGCGAATTCAACCTGTACTATTATCGGAAGGGCGCGGCCTTCCTGAGCCTGATTTCCGCTGACCCCTACAGCATGCAGGGCATCGACCGGAAGAAGATTTTTGCCTGGCAGAAAGCGTTCCATCAGGCCGTGAAGGAGTATTCCGACGGCATGATGGCTTCCCGGACCAACTGGCTGGTGGCCGCCGTACCCAGCACCGTATGGGCGAATCTGCTGTATCCGCAGTTGCCGGAAAAAGAAGGGCTGGACAAGCTGTGGCTCCAGATCCTGGACGTATCCCGCTGCCTGGGTGATGACCCTCTGACCGACTGGGACAAACACCTGGAAACCCTGAAGCAGCGGCGGGAATGGCTCACCGCCCAGCAGTTCACGGCCCTGGAATATGCCAGTGGGAAAGGCACGAAGCTCACCGTGGGCCTGCCGAAGCATCACATCTGGCAGGGCGGGGCGGAAAGCACCACCCGGGGCTTCCTGTTCAACGCCAACATCCCTACGGAAGAAGTGTATTCCGCTCCCCAGGCAGACCGGGTGGACGGTGTGGTCTGGAGCACGAAGCCCCTGGTCTACAACGGGAACCTGATCGAGGATTTCCAGTTCACTTTCAAAGACGGGAAAGTGGTGGACGTACAGGCCGCAAAGGGACAGGAAATCCTGGAAGACCTGATCAAGATGGACGAAGGTGCCTGCCGCCTGGGCGAAGTGGCCCTGGTACCCTACCATTCCCCCATTTCCCTGACGAACCAGATCTTCTACGAGACCCTGTTCGACGAAAACGCTGCCTGTCACCTGGCTCTGGGAGACTCCTATCCCACCTGCCTGGAAAAGGGCCCGGAGCTCAGAGACGAAGAACTGAAAAAAGCTGGGCTCAACGATTCCATGATCCACGTGGATTTCATGGTGGGCAGCCCGGATCTGACCATTACCGGGATCCGGAAAGATGGGACCAGGGTGCCCGTGTTCGTGAATGGGGATTGGGCGTAAAAAAGGGGATGTAAAAAAATGATTTTCACATCCCCGTCACTAGTCTCTAGTCACTAGTCTCTAGCCGATGGAAGCCAGCTTACGCTGGCAAATTTAAGGCGCTGTGAATGATTTTTTCACAGCGCCGTTTTTTAGTGAGTCGTGGTCAGTGGTTAAAAGATCAGGTTGTAGAACCCGACCCCTGCCAGCAGAGTCAGCACCACCAGGATGCCCAGAGCCCAGCCGGTCAGTTCCATGAACAGCTTCATTTCTTCATCTTTTTTCGCCGTCCCGCTTTCGTCCGCCATCAAAGTGGCCATGATCAGGCCGCCGGTGGTGGAAATGGGGCTGAGGCCGGTGATGGTCCCGCCGATGACCACCATGGACCCCAGTTCAACCGGGTTCACACCCACGGATTGTCCCAGGGAAGCCACGGTGGGAAGCAGCGTGGGGAACACCACGCCCAGGCCGGAGGAGAACAGGCTCATGACCCCTGCCGTGCAGGCCATGACCGCCGGAGCGGTATAACTGTTCATGAAGGTGGACAGGGCCGCCGTCAGTAGCTTGATACCCCCGGTCTTGATCACCAGGTTCATGAGGGTACTGACGCCGGACACCATGAGCAGCACACCCCAGGGGATGGCCTTCAAGCTGTCCTTTTCCGAGGCTGCATGGCACATGAGCAGTATGGCGCTGACGGAGAAGCTGGTGAGCCCCACATTCTGTTTGAACGCAATGACCAGCACAGCCATGACCAGGAGTCCCAGCAGGGACAGCAACTGCTGCCCGGTGAATCCGGACAGTTTCTCTTCCGTCCCCTTTTCCGGCATCTGGATCCGGTAGCCCTTGTAGTAGACAAAGGCTGCCAGGGCGATGAGGATGCCGCTGATCATCTGGGCCGTATAGATGGGCCGTACCGCAGCCACCGCATCCAGCCCGCTCTGCCGCAACAGATCATAGGATAGCAGTCCTTCCGGGGTAATGGGACTCATGCGCCCTCCGAAACAGCCACTGCACCCGATGATGGCCAGCATCAGAGGGTTGTAGCCCCGGGCCCTGGCCAAAGGGATGGCAATGGCCGGCATGATGGCCAGCAGGGGAATGGACCCCGGCCCGATTCCGGTAAGCAGGGCTCCCATGAGGAAGACCGCGATGGGAATCAGGTATTTGTTGCTGCCGGCCAGGCTCACGATTTTCCGGGCCAGCAGTTCAATGGTACCATTCTTGTTCAGGATGCTGAACAACAGGGTGACGCCCATCAGGTTGATGAACAGGTTGGGCTTGAAGCCCTTCAGGATTTCCGCCGTGGGAATGCCGGCC encodes:
- a CDS encoding ArsB/NhaD family transporter — translated: MSFVALLFLFGAIALGFVKKSNVGLISLGAVLILGKLGNLPLKKMYVGFPGKLFLTLLGTMFFFALLQENGTLDKASKKLTRLCGTRVFLVPIVVYVVSFVLSAIGPGAISVQTVMVLFAVPLAFHLDASPILMGAMAILGAVGGTASPIALTGIIVSDLLGQMQLTMPGMAIFAGVTVANALCALVVYIVFKGWKLRGQPVQAEAEPIRFDAIQKLSLLLIVALFVSVVGFSQDVGFVCFTLAFILLLTGRVDEKKAVKSLPWNTLILICGISVLMNAVKLLGGIDLLARGLASFMSPMTAPALMGLTGGIMSWFSSANGVVFPTLIPTVPQVAANVGGASLLQMVAAIVCSATVAGISPMSTGGSLVMASCSQEKSGKGKESDSALFAKLFGVSALCVTIIFVFTLVGGLSFLH
- a CDS encoding SLC13 family permease; the encoded protein is MELGIISLLLLAVAIAIGFFRKTNVGLVCLLFAFVLGKVAGIPTAEILKGFKPNLFINLMGVTLLFSILNKNGTIELLARKIVSLAGSNKYLIPIAVFLMGALLTGIGPGSIPLLAIMPAIAIPLARARGYNPLMLAIIGCSGCFGGRMSPITPEGLLSYDLLRQSGLDAVAAVRPIYTAQMISGILIALAAFVYYKGYRIQMPEKGTEEKLSGFTGQQLLSLLGLLVMAVLVIAFKQNVGLTSFSVSAILLMCHAASEKDSLKAIPWGVLLMVSGVSTLMNLVIKTGGIKLLTAALSTFMNSYTAPAVMACTAGVMSLFSSGLGVVFPTLLPTVASLGQSVGVNPVELGSMVVIGGTITGLSPISTTGGLIMATLMADESGTAKKDEEMKLFMELTGWALGILVVLTLLAGVGFYNLIF
- a CDS encoding aminopeptidase, whose amino-acid sequence is MTIQETLARQLPLYARVLLQKGINLQKDQILVINAPVEAHSFASLLAEEAYKAGAAQVVFNWYCNAATRLRYQYETQDKFETVPPWRSEFNLYYYRKGAAFLSLISADPYSMQGIDRKKIFAWQKAFHQAVKEYSDGMMASRTNWLVAAVPSTVWANLLYPQLPEKEGLDKLWLQILDVSRCLGDDPLTDWDKHLETLKQRREWLTAQQFTALEYASGKGTKLTVGLPKHHIWQGGAESTTRGFLFNANIPTEEVYSAPQADRVDGVVWSTKPLVYNGNLIEDFQFTFKDGKVVDVQAAKGQEILEDLIKMDEGACRLGEVALVPYHSPISLTNQIFYETLFDENAACHLALGDSYPTCLEKGPELRDEELKKAGLNDSMIHVDFMVGSPDLTITGIRKDGTRVPVFVNGDWA